From Draconibacterium halophilum, one genomic window encodes:
- the ilvA gene encoding threonine ammonia-lyase, translating into MSDSKYFPQLQDITTAKHNLSEIVLHTPLQKNLNLSEEYKANVYLKREDLQIVRSYKIRGAYNKIAHLSDAERKKGVVCASAGNHAQGVAYSCRLLGIDGKIYMPSTTPKQKIKQVKMFGKTHVEVIITGDTYDDAHRAALEDCQKTGMSFIHPFDDPQIIEGQATVGLEILQDAKETIDYLFIPIGGGGLAAGVGACFKQISPNTKIVGVEPAGAPSMQKSLEANKVIKLEKIDKFVDGAAVQRVGNVTFEICKQVIDEYRPVPEGKICTKILELYNRDAIVIEPAGALSIAALDFYRDQIKGKNVVCIVSGSNNDITRTEEIKERSLLYEGLKHYFIVRFPQRAGALRTFVDVVLGPTDDVTHFEYSKKTNREKGPAVIGIEIQKKEDFEGLIKRMEENGFIYEYLNEKPDLFQFLI; encoded by the coding sequence ATGAGCGACTCAAAATATTTTCCCCAATTGCAGGATATTACAACGGCAAAACACAACCTTAGCGAAATAGTGCTTCACACGCCACTTCAGAAAAACCTGAATTTATCGGAAGAATACAAGGCCAACGTATATTTAAAACGCGAAGATCTGCAGATTGTCCGTTCCTATAAAATTCGTGGCGCTTACAATAAAATTGCGCATCTTTCCGATGCCGAACGCAAAAAAGGAGTGGTGTGTGCCAGTGCGGGAAACCATGCCCAGGGAGTTGCCTATTCGTGCCGACTTTTAGGAATTGATGGTAAAATATACATGCCATCAACAACACCTAAACAAAAAATTAAGCAGGTAAAAATGTTTGGCAAAACCCATGTGGAGGTGATTATTACCGGCGACACTTACGACGATGCCCACCGTGCAGCACTTGAAGATTGCCAGAAAACGGGCATGTCGTTCATCCATCCATTCGACGATCCTCAAATTATTGAAGGGCAGGCAACAGTTGGATTGGAAATTTTGCAGGATGCGAAAGAAACGATCGACTATCTGTTTATTCCAATTGGTGGTGGTGGTTTGGCAGCAGGTGTTGGCGCTTGTTTTAAACAAATTAGTCCGAACACAAAAATTGTTGGAGTAGAACCTGCCGGGGCACCATCGATGCAAAAATCGCTGGAGGCAAATAAAGTAATCAAGCTGGAAAAAATAGACAAGTTTGTTGATGGTGCCGCCGTTCAGCGTGTTGGCAATGTTACTTTCGAAATATGCAAACAGGTTATTGACGAATATCGCCCCGTACCTGAAGGGAAAATATGTACGAAGATTCTGGAATTGTACAACCGCGATGCCATTGTTATTGAACCGGCAGGGGCACTGTCGATTGCCGCGCTTGATTTTTATCGCGATCAAATTAAAGGAAAAAACGTAGTTTGTATTGTTAGTGGCAGTAATAACGACATCACCCGCACCGAAGAGATAAAAGAACGATCGTTGCTATACGAAGGCCTAAAACATTATTTTATTGTTCGTTTTCCGCAACGTGCCGGTGCCCTGCGTACTTTTGTTGATGTGGTACTTGGCCCCACCGACGATGTTACCCATTTTGAATACTCGAAAAAAACAAATCGTGAAAAAGGTCCTGCAGTAATCGGAATAGAAATTCAGAAAAAAGAAGATTTTGAAGGGCTTATAAAACGCATGGAAGAAAATGGGTTTATTTACGAGTACCTAAACGAAAAACCTGATCTTTTTCAGTTTTTGATATAA
- a CDS encoding dicarboxylate/amino acid:cation symporter → MKIRNIPLYLQIVIALFLGIIWALLSSYLGWSNFTNNWIAPFGDIFIALLKLIAIPLILFSIIGGIVGLGNPKDLGKMGLKTLSFYIGTTFMAVALGLLLVNTISPGKKLSEEVRVESRIAYEIWAEDNNIESIANPALNNNKLYKEALKNRDNIASSSEVNPEDIVQPPQKEKGPLQALVDIIPENIFNALSGNGSMLQIIFFAIFFGIALLYIKPKKADPIIQLVNGMSDAFIKMIDIIMIASPYFVFALMAGVVNDIAGDDIRKVLELFMGLTWYSVIVFGGLLIMAFVLYPLLLKAFGVNIKYRDFFRGISPAQVLAFSSSSSAATLPVTMECVEENLKIDKKTVSFVLPIGATINMDGTSLYQAVAVIFLAQMHMIDLSLGQQLTVVLTATLASIGSAAIPSAGLVMLMVVLQSVGLNPAWIAIILPVDRILDMMRTVVNVTGDATVCTLVDKTSTGINKK, encoded by the coding sequence ATGAAAATCCGAAATATTCCTCTCTACCTCCAAATAGTAATTGCTTTATTTTTAGGTATAATATGGGCTTTGTTATCGAGTTATCTCGGATGGAGTAATTTTACCAACAACTGGATTGCCCCATTTGGAGATATTTTTATTGCCCTGCTTAAACTTATTGCCATTCCTCTTATTTTATTCTCAATTATTGGAGGAATTGTAGGTTTAGGCAATCCTAAAGATTTGGGTAAAATGGGATTAAAAACACTCTCCTTTTACATCGGTACTACTTTTATGGCAGTTGCTTTAGGACTATTGCTGGTCAATACAATCTCTCCCGGAAAAAAATTATCAGAAGAGGTACGTGTTGAAAGTAGAATTGCCTATGAAATTTGGGCAGAGGATAACAATATTGAAAGCATTGCAAATCCTGCATTAAACAATAACAAACTCTACAAGGAAGCATTAAAAAACAGAGATAATATAGCAAGTAGCTCAGAAGTAAATCCTGAAGATATTGTACAACCTCCGCAAAAAGAAAAAGGCCCGTTACAAGCTCTGGTGGATATAATCCCCGAGAATATATTTAATGCTTTATCGGGTAACGGTTCCATGCTTCAAATTATATTCTTTGCTATATTTTTCGGGATAGCACTGTTGTACATTAAGCCCAAAAAGGCTGATCCCATAATTCAGCTCGTAAATGGGATGTCTGATGCTTTCATTAAAATGATAGATATAATAATGATAGCTTCGCCCTATTTTGTTTTTGCTTTAATGGCTGGTGTGGTAAACGACATTGCAGGCGACGACATTCGAAAAGTGCTTGAACTCTTTATGGGATTAACGTGGTATTCGGTTATCGTATTTGGAGGATTGCTGATTATGGCATTTGTTTTATACCCGCTCTTACTTAAAGCATTTGGTGTAAATATTAAATACCGCGACTTTTTCAGAGGGATTAGCCCTGCCCAGGTGCTGGCATTTTCATCCAGTTCGAGTGCTGCAACCCTTCCGGTAACAATGGAATGCGTTGAAGAGAACCTAAAGATTGATAAAAAGACAGTGAGTTTTGTTTTACCAATTGGCGCCACAATAAATATGGACGGAACAAGCTTATATCAAGCGGTGGCTGTTATATTTCTGGCCCAAATGCACATGATTGATTTAAGTTTGGGGCAACAACTTACCGTAGTGCTCACAGCTACTTTAGCAAGCATTGGCTCGGCGGCAATTCCCAGTGCCGGACTGGTAATGCTGATGGTTGTATTGCAATCGGTTGGCTTAAACCCGGCATGGATTGCGATTATTTTACCCGTTGATAGAATTTTAGATATGATGCGTACTGTGGTAAATGTAACAGGCGACGCAACAGTGTGTACTTTGGTAGATAAAACGTCAACAGGAATAAACAAAAAATAG
- a CDS encoding sensor histidine kinase, with the protein MKFFKYRVLNHILFWIFIFTFYTVPYLLSYGFEIKAFINIIYIPIDIVGVYIVIEYLIPRFVFKKRRFEIFILGTAIIIALNIAISYYIKLNIQPMLGFRVVRRPFSAELFSALLNNFMIIGTATAFKLFSYSYNIQLTQSELERKTIQSELGILRSQVNPHFLFNVLNNIDALIFEDKEKASNAIVLLSKIMRYMLQESTHEMVKLDKELSYIQDYLELAKLSFADPDFLKFEQKGALNSQYVPPLLFIPIIENAVKHCNKQSESPGIVINFYIDANWIELRTSNFVKRNTFKLPDSGTGTGLINVEKRLKLLYGSNFTFDIKKDMDKFDVHIKVPV; encoded by the coding sequence ATGAAATTTTTTAAGTACCGGGTTCTTAACCACATCCTGTTTTGGATATTTATATTTACTTTTTATACCGTTCCGTACCTTTTGTCGTATGGATTTGAAATAAAAGCATTTATAAACATCATCTATATCCCTATCGACATTGTTGGTGTTTACATTGTTATTGAATACCTCATTCCCCGCTTTGTATTTAAAAAGCGACGTTTTGAGATTTTCATATTAGGCACTGCTATAATCATTGCACTCAACATTGCAATATCGTATTATATAAAGCTGAATATCCAACCCATGCTCGGGTTTAGGGTGGTGCGTCGCCCGTTTAGTGCAGAACTGTTTTCAGCCTTGCTGAATAATTTTATGATCATTGGCACGGCCACGGCTTTTAAGCTGTTCAGCTATTCCTACAATATTCAATTAACCCAGTCGGAACTGGAGCGTAAGACCATTCAATCGGAATTAGGAATTTTACGCTCACAGGTAAATCCTCATTTTCTTTTTAATGTTTTGAATAACATTGATGCACTAATTTTTGAAGACAAAGAAAAAGCTTCAAATGCCATCGTTCTGCTCTCAAAAATCATGCGTTACATGCTGCAGGAATCAACGCACGAAATGGTAAAACTGGATAAAGAACTTAGTTATATTCAAGACTATCTGGAGCTGGCAAAACTAAGCTTTGCTGATCCTGATTTTTTAAAATTTGAACAGAAAGGAGCACTTAACTCGCAATATGTGCCGCCACTTTTGTTTATCCCCATTATCGAAAACGCCGTAAAACATTGTAATAAACAATCAGAATCGCCCGGTATAGTCATCAACTTTTATATAGATGCAAATTGGATTGAACTACGTACCTCGAATTTCGTAAAACGCAACACCTTCAAATTACCAGACAGTGGCACCGGAACAGGATTAATAAATGTTGAAAAGCGATTAAAACTCCTTTATGGCAGCAATTTTACTTTTGATATTAAAAAGGATATGGATAAATTTGATGTGCATATAAAAGTACCGGTTTAA
- a CDS encoding LytR/AlgR family response regulator transcription factor, which yields MKMNCIAVDDELLALKKIERFAEKIDYLNLMGTFDNALSTFSFLRENKVDLIFLDIQMDEFTGIQLLETLKDPPYVILTTAFDEYALKAYELDVVDYLLKPIPFERFVKATEKVYVRFLKDQNNQAPMPTRQQPVENNEHPEFTFIKSGNKTVKVYYDKILYIEGQRDYLQIHTEDSRIMTLLNFKKMQELLDDQKFIRVHKSYIISIDKIDYIENNTIKIKDKLIPVSSTYKIAFQNLLQKKNFL from the coding sequence ATGAAAATGAATTGTATAGCTGTTGATGACGAACTTCTGGCCTTAAAAAAGATAGAACGTTTTGCCGAAAAAATTGATTATCTGAACCTTATGGGCACCTTCGATAACGCTCTGTCAACCTTTTCATTTCTGCGCGAAAACAAAGTCGACCTTATTTTTCTCGATATTCAGATGGACGAATTCACCGGCATCCAGTTGCTTGAGACTTTAAAAGATCCGCCATACGTTATTTTAACAACAGCTTTTGATGAATATGCCCTGAAAGCTTACGAGTTAGACGTTGTTGATTACCTGCTGAAACCCATACCTTTTGAGCGTTTTGTAAAAGCCACCGAAAAAGTTTATGTACGCTTTTTAAAAGACCAGAATAATCAGGCTCCGATGCCAACCCGGCAACAACCAGTTGAAAATAATGAGCACCCTGAATTTACTTTTATAAAATCGGGGAATAAAACGGTTAAAGTTTATTACGATAAGATTTTATACATTGAAGGACAGCGCGATTACCTGCAAATTCACACCGAGGACAGTCGGATTATGACCCTCCTGAATTTCAAAAAAATGCAGGAATTGCTGGATGATCAGAAATTTATTCGCGTACATAAATCGTATATCATTTCAATTGATAAAATAGACTACATCGAAAACAATACAATCAAAATAAAAGACAAACTTATTCCGGTGAGCAGCACGTATAAAATCGCTTTTCAAAACCTGCTTCAGAAAAAGAATTTTCTTTAA
- a CDS encoding serine hydrolase domain-containing protein, protein MKRGIQVFILFFIVVTLTNCKKADTSILYDKKYVEEIKQVRKELSFYMRNNFIPGAQIAISKNGKIIYSEGIGLASKDLEVSTTRDTKFRIGSLSELYTTLIYLKMVEDGTLIPDSTIQHYLPEFPKKRLPITLDNLKNHTSGIRQLNSRESKWRGINVSLQKGLEIFQDDELMAPPGNFQQESRLNFNLLGAIMEEASGKKFNTLLKEYVTDTLHFENTAPDNPFATIKGRTDFYDHNMIAQVTNALTIDMRWRAPSDGLLSSAEDLVKLTNIYLSSDYLNDSTRAHLFEPVMLNNNQQSQFANGWIILHDREGNIAYGREGFVHGGSSAVLIYPDEELIIALTTNLTQERANSPVFKLAHIFLPKTEEAEE, encoded by the coding sequence ATGAAGCGAGGAATTCAAGTTTTTATTTTGTTTTTTATTGTTGTAACGCTAACAAACTGTAAAAAAGCAGACACCAGTATTTTGTACGACAAAAAGTACGTTGAAGAAATAAAACAAGTTAGAAAAGAACTTTCTTTTTACATGCGGAATAATTTTATTCCGGGGGCACAAATCGCCATCTCCAAAAACGGAAAAATTATCTATTCGGAAGGTATTGGTCTGGCCTCGAAAGATCTTGAGGTATCAACCACCCGCGATACAAAATTCCGTATCGGCTCCTTATCCGAACTTTATACCACGCTTATTTACCTAAAAATGGTGGAAGATGGCACGCTCATTCCTGACTCTACAATTCAGCATTATCTCCCTGAATTTCCGAAAAAAAGACTTCCCATCACCTTGGATAACCTAAAGAATCATACTTCAGGAATAAGGCAGTTAAATAGCCGCGAAAGCAAGTGGCGGGGCATAAATGTTTCGCTACAAAAAGGACTGGAAATTTTTCAGGATGATGAATTGATGGCACCACCGGGAAACTTTCAACAAGAAAGCCGCTTAAACTTTAACCTACTTGGTGCCATTATGGAAGAAGCATCAGGGAAAAAGTTTAACACTTTACTTAAAGAGTATGTAACCGACACGCTGCATTTTGAAAATACCGCTCCTGATAATCCTTTTGCTACAATAAAAGGACGTACCGATTTTTACGATCACAATATGATTGCACAGGTGACAAATGCATTAACCATTGACATGCGCTGGCGAGCTCCATCCGACGGGCTTTTATCAAGTGCCGAAGATTTGGTAAAACTCACAAATATTTACCTCTCCTCGGATTACCTCAACGACAGCACCCGCGCTCATCTTTTTGAGCCCGTAATGCTGAACAACAATCAGCAATCGCAATTTGCCAACGGGTGGATTATTCTTCACGACCGCGAGGGAAATATTGCCTACGGACGCGAAGGTTTTGTGCATGGAGGTAGTTCTGCAGTGCTTATTTACCCTGATGAAGAACTGATTATTGCGCTTACAACAAACCTAACTCAGGAACGAGCCAATTCTCCGGTATTCAAACTGGCCCATATTTTTCTGCCAAAAACGGAAGAAGCCGAAGAATAG
- a CDS encoding 3-keto-disaccharide hydrolase, whose protein sequence is MELRNSIIIFLFTFLFLSCNTADEWELLMDNDLSKWDTYLSYKHKLGYNGEQPKDADGNLISPIGLNKKGYDVFTVTEDNGEEVIKISGEIYGCLISKKEYANYHLRMKMKWGDKKFDPRKSLLKDSGILYHSIGSLGAEYWRTWMLSQEFQVMEGHLGDYWSQITSAIDIRAYLPEYIMNPVADESQPFLPMGQSEEIQGFCLRSGNYEKAPGEWNTLELICYDGNSIHIVNGQVVMILRNSRYIKDGETLPLDKGKIQLQSEAAEVFYKDIEIKELDKMPEDFAQYFN, encoded by the coding sequence ATGGAGCTGAGAAATTCAATCATAATATTCCTTTTTACTTTTCTATTCTTATCCTGTAATACGGCTGACGAATGGGAACTGTTAATGGATAATGATCTTTCAAAATGGGATACCTATTTAAGTTACAAACATAAGTTGGGCTACAATGGAGAACAACCAAAGGATGCCGACGGGAACCTTATTTCACCCATTGGATTAAATAAAAAGGGCTACGATGTATTTACGGTAACAGAAGATAATGGTGAAGAAGTTATTAAGATCAGCGGTGAAATTTATGGCTGCCTCATAAGCAAAAAAGAATACGCTAATTATCACTTGCGAATGAAAATGAAATGGGGCGATAAAAAGTTTGATCCGCGTAAAAGTCTGCTGAAAGATTCAGGTATTTTATATCATTCCATTGGGTCGCTGGGAGCCGAGTATTGGCGCACCTGGATGTTGTCGCAGGAATTTCAGGTAATGGAAGGCCACCTGGGAGATTACTGGAGCCAAATCACTTCAGCAATCGACATCCGAGCATACCTGCCCGAGTATATTATGAATCCGGTTGCCGATGAAAGTCAACCCTTCCTGCCGATGGGCCAGAGTGAAGAAATACAAGGATTTTGCCTGCGAAGTGGAAATTATGAAAAAGCGCCGGGGGAGTGGAATACCCTGGAACTGATTTGTTACGACGGGAATAGCATTCATATTGTGAATGGGCAGGTGGTAATGATACTGCGTAATTCGCGCTACATTAAAGATGGTGAAACTTTGCCGTTAGATAAAGGAAAAATACAGCTACAAAGCGAGGCTGCCGAGGTGTTTTATAAGGATATTGAGATAAAAGAACTGGACAAAATGCCGGAAGATTTTGCCCAGTATTTCAATTAG
- a CDS encoding serine hydrolase domain-containing protein: protein MKSIKAYFPLLLVLVLGFTGCTSTKEEQKTNTGMLADSLASAENLIQQYIDEGELAGFSALVIKDGEEVLRMNKGYADRENEISIEPNTIFRIFSMSKPITAVALMTLYDEGRFDLDDKVSDYIPKYAGIKVYTPNDNGFSLEEQQPEMTIRHLLTHTSGISYGWNPTYVDSLYRVNNVSGWDGKLEDKMLLLADMPLNFQPGTQWMYGLSIDVAGYLVEVISGQPFDEYLQEHVFGPLKMDDTGFYVPEEKHDRLCNLYNQGDDNRLQPAQKGFADAFKEPVTLFSGGGGLVSTVDDYARFCKMLLNGGELNGARILKPETVKMIMSNQLPETASYENGNMGFGLAGAVDFESGEYSWAGMASTNFWINPTNQLIIITATQILPSNYGYANEFKSKIDNSLTK from the coding sequence ATGAAATCAATTAAAGCTTATTTCCCGCTTTTATTAGTGCTTGTTTTGGGTTTTACAGGGTGTACTTCAACCAAAGAAGAGCAGAAAACAAATACAGGTATGCTTGCTGATTCACTGGCATCAGCAGAGAATCTTATTCAGCAGTATATTGATGAGGGTGAGTTAGCAGGTTTTTCTGCGCTGGTAATTAAAGACGGTGAAGAGGTTTTAAGAATGAACAAAGGCTATGCCGACAGAGAAAATGAAATTTCTATTGAACCCAATACCATTTTTCGAATTTTTTCCATGAGTAAACCGATTACGGCAGTTGCTTTGATGACTTTGTACGATGAAGGGCGATTTGATTTAGATGATAAAGTATCGGATTACATTCCAAAATACGCCGGTATAAAAGTATACACGCCCAACGATAATGGTTTTAGCTTGGAGGAACAGCAACCCGAAATGACGATTCGCCATTTACTTACTCACACTTCCGGAATTTCTTACGGCTGGAATCCGACCTATGTTGATTCGCTTTACCGCGTAAATAATGTTAGTGGCTGGGACGGAAAACTGGAGGATAAAATGCTTTTATTGGCTGATATGCCGCTAAACTTTCAACCCGGCACCCAATGGATGTACGGACTTTCGATTGATGTAGCCGGTTACCTCGTGGAAGTAATTTCAGGACAGCCTTTCGATGAATACCTTCAGGAGCACGTTTTTGGACCGCTAAAAATGGACGATACCGGATTTTATGTGCCGGAAGAAAAACACGATCGCTTATGCAATTTATATAACCAGGGAGATGATAACAGGCTTCAACCAGCACAAAAAGGCTTTGCAGACGCATTTAAAGAACCGGTAACACTATTTTCGGGGGGTGGAGGCCTTGTTTCAACTGTTGATGATTATGCCCGTTTTTGTAAGATGTTGCTTAACGGTGGTGAACTGAATGGAGCCAGAATTTTGAAACCGGAAACCGTAAAAATGATTATGAGTAACCAACTTCCTGAAACTGCAAGCTACGAAAATGGCAACATGGGATTTGGACTGGCCGGAGCTGTTGATTTTGAAAGCGGAGAATACAGTTGGGCAGGGATGGCTTCTACAAACTTTTGGATCAATCCTACCAACCAGCTAATAATTATTACGGCAACACAGATATTGCCAAGTAATTATGGGTATGCAAACGAGTTCAAATCAAAAATCGACAATTCGTTAACCAAATAA
- a CDS encoding monomeric [FeFe] hydrogenase — protein MGYTSNTLIIRRDLLKQIVKLFADGKLVEEIDRIPILMAPKRSEAKHRCCIHKERAVIKYKLFPLLGFTVDDEKDELTPLSQYAENAQNRNQLKKETMTVVDEACTSCVKAQYVVSNLCRGCVARPCMMNCPKDAVRMVNGQAQIDSGKCINCGICQKQCQYHAIIHVPIPCEAACPVAAISKDEYGVERIDDDKCIYCGKCMVACPFGSIFEVSQLIDILMCIRKEEHTTAIFAPAIHGQFNLSTGQIESLLKEIGFNEVVEVADGARLTVEHESAEFLERMDEGAAFMTTSCCPSYVETVDKHVKGLKPFVSDTPSPMMYAADMAREKNPETKVVFIGPCIGKRKEARRNEKVDHVMSFEELNALIVGLDIDLGGLPDNENRHNKKTLDRGFALSGGVAAAVKAERPEANIKELMINGVDKKAVGMMKAYARGKAPANFIEVMVCEGGCINGPASLGEMAGNRKLFNSNLK, from the coding sequence ATGGGATACACAAGCAACACACTGATTATCAGAAGAGATTTATTAAAACAAATCGTCAAACTCTTTGCCGATGGTAAGCTGGTTGAAGAAATCGACCGAATTCCTATCCTGATGGCTCCAAAACGAAGCGAAGCAAAGCACCGCTGCTGCATTCATAAAGAGCGGGCAGTGATAAAATACAAACTATTTCCCTTGCTTGGCTTTACCGTTGACGACGAAAAAGACGAACTAACGCCTTTGAGCCAATATGCCGAAAATGCCCAAAACCGGAACCAATTAAAGAAAGAAACAATGACTGTGGTTGACGAAGCCTGTACCAGCTGTGTAAAAGCGCAGTACGTGGTGAGTAACCTTTGTCGTGGCTGTGTTGCACGGCCGTGTATGATGAACTGCCCAAAAGACGCCGTAAGAATGGTTAATGGGCAGGCTCAAATCGACTCGGGAAAATGTATTAATTGTGGTATTTGCCAGAAACAATGCCAGTACCACGCCATTATCCATGTTCCCATTCCGTGCGAAGCGGCATGTCCTGTTGCCGCGATTTCAAAAGATGAATACGGTGTTGAACGCATTGACGATGATAAATGTATTTACTGCGGAAAATGTATGGTCGCTTGTCCGTTTGGCAGTATTTTCGAGGTTAGTCAGCTTATTGATATTCTGATGTGCATCCGCAAGGAAGAACACACCACAGCGATTTTTGCACCGGCTATTCATGGTCAGTTCAACCTTTCAACCGGACAAATTGAAAGTCTGCTAAAAGAAATTGGTTTTAACGAAGTGGTGGAAGTTGCCGACGGCGCACGCTTAACGGTGGAACACGAATCGGCAGAATTTCTGGAACGCATGGACGAAGGTGCAGCGTTTATGACTACCAGTTGTTGCCCAAGTTATGTGGAGACAGTTGACAAGCACGTGAAAGGCTTAAAACCTTTTGTCTCTGACACACCATCGCCAATGATGTATGCCGCAGATATGGCACGCGAAAAAAACCCGGAAACGAAAGTGGTTTTCATCGGGCCATGTATCGGTAAACGCAAAGAAGCCCGACGCAACGAAAAGGTAGATCATGTAATGTCGTTTGAAGAGTTGAATGCACTTATCGTTGGACTGGATATTGATCTGGGTGGACTGCCCGATAACGAAAACCGCCACAATAAAAAAACACTTGATCGTGGTTTTGCACTCTCGGGAGGTGTGGCAGCAGCCGTTAAAGCTGAACGCCCCGAAGCAAATATTAAAGAACTGATGATAAACGGTGTTGATAAAAAAGCCGTTGGTATGATGAAAGCTTATGCGCGTGGAAAAGCACCGGCAAACTTTATAGAAGTAATGGTTTGTGAGGGTGGTTGTATTAACGGACCGGCATCGCTGGGTGAAATGGCAGGTAACCGCAAATTGTTTAATTCGAACCTTAAATAG
- a CDS encoding oxidoreductase family protein, whose protein sequence is MDKHFQNTILRSTGAESLYEIEVIQSLWSGYGEIVRFGLQGCELESVVVKHVNLPEGGSHPRGWNTDLSHQRKLKSYKVETQWYKSFNAKCDDDCKTPQCFALETKGNEVLMVFEDLDSSGFAERLSSSVNWDNIGACLHWLANFHATFMETKPQGLWETGTYWHLETRPEELEAMDDQPLKNAALTIDEKLSASPFQTLVHGDAKLANFCFSNDGKNVAAVDFQYVGGGCGMKDLAYFIGSCMSENDCEKYEGKLLDIYFSHLREALRKKNTTIDGDALEADWRNLYHFAWADFHRFLKGWHPGHWKINSYSERVSREVIEQLSI, encoded by the coding sequence ATGGATAAACATTTTCAAAATACAATTTTACGATCAACAGGAGCCGAAAGCCTATACGAAATTGAAGTCATTCAAAGTTTGTGGAGTGGCTACGGCGAGATCGTACGTTTTGGATTGCAAGGTTGTGAACTTGAAAGTGTGGTGGTAAAACATGTAAACCTGCCTGAAGGAGGATCACATCCACGCGGTTGGAACACCGATCTTTCGCATCAGCGGAAATTAAAATCGTACAAGGTGGAAACGCAGTGGTACAAGTCGTTTAATGCGAAGTGCGACGATGACTGCAAAACACCACAATGTTTTGCATTGGAAACAAAGGGCAACGAAGTTTTAATGGTTTTTGAAGACCTCGACAGCTCCGGATTCGCTGAACGATTAAGTTCCTCTGTTAACTGGGATAATATTGGAGCCTGTCTGCATTGGCTGGCCAATTTTCATGCAACTTTTATGGAAACAAAGCCACAGGGTTTGTGGGAAACCGGCACCTACTGGCACCTGGAAACCCGCCCCGAAGAGCTGGAAGCAATGGACGACCAGCCCTTAAAAAATGCCGCTTTAACTATTGATGAAAAACTGAGCGCAAGTCCTTTTCAAACGCTGGTGCATGGCGATGCCAAACTGGCCAACTTCTGTTTTTCAAACGATGGAAAGAATGTGGCAGCTGTCGATTTTCAATATGTTGGCGGTGGTTGCGGAATGAAAGACCTGGCTTATTTTATTGGCAGCTGCATGAGCGAAAACGACTGTGAGAAATACGAAGGGAAATTGCTCGACATCTATTTTTCTCATCTGCGTGAAGCACTTCGAAAGAAGAATACCACTATTGATGGCGATGCGCTAGAAGCCGACTGGCGTAATTTATATCATTTCGCCTGGGCCGATTTTCACCGATTTTTAAAAGGCTGGCATCCCGGGCACTGGAAAATCAATTCGTACAGTGAACGTGTTTCGCGCGAAGTAATTGAACAGCTTTCGATATAG